The following nucleotide sequence is from Stigmatopora argus isolate UIUO_Sarg chromosome 18, RoL_Sarg_1.0, whole genome shotgun sequence.
TCTGGTTgattaattccatttttttaatgcaaaagacATTCGGGATGACCGCTCATTCACCTCCTCCCAGTCGAAATAGATCGGACACCGACTGCCGTCAATGACAGACAACAAAGGGAATGTACATTCAGGCGTGAAGGGTTTAAAAAATGGCTATGTTTATCATTCTTGTTGTGTGGAGGATAATAATAATCACCACGCTTGGATGTGCACATGATAATACAAGATGTTCAACCAACCTGGAAGGAATTCAGAAATAGCGTGAAGAATATCTTAAAGTAGCGTAGAACCCCCGTGGTTTGTTCGTCTGTTATGAAGATGAATATGACCTCGTGAGTGCCAAACAAGGGAATGAGCGTCAGTGTTGCCTTGGCGAGCCTGAGTGAAGCAAGTGACCAATTCAGCACAGCATTTGCCAGATTTTGACTTCCATAGTACTTCGAATGAGCGATAACATACCGCCGTTTGTAATCAGAGTAGTCGCTTTGGTTGTTAGCCCGAAGCTTGGACAGAATCACTCGCAGAATcttgacgaaaatcagaaagtTGACCTGGTGCCAGAAAGGTGACTCGGATTTTTTGGGCCGCGACGAGACTCTCGAATGTCGATTGCGGTACTTACGAGCGAAGCGAAAAGAATCGGGGAACGGATGATCCACCAGTAGTTCATGTTTTCGTTGACAGCCCAACATCTGTGTAGATACAATAAAAACTAtattaagcaataaataaatatgacaaactataaaatcattaaaaatgaaatggtggAAGGACTTACTCATTGTTTTCTTTCAGTATCTTCATTACTACCCAAGGAATTACAAAGAAAAGGGGGGTCCctaaatcaacaacaacaacaaaaagcacaaaatggctggactattaaattaaaagtatgtatatgtataggtatgTATTATGTATAGTACGCAAAAATGTCAATTGGGAAAATGACTCATTATGCAAGTATttgtttagttattttattcAAGGTGAATGAATATTTCTAGATTTGACTTGAATTCATGTATTTAGAATGgtatactattttattttatttatcttcaTTTAGGTTTATGATataattctttattttatttctcatcttgtgtcttttctttttcactCCTTCTtaaatcactcattcattttaatttctatttatttattcaatttagggCAGCTCcatggacaagtggttagcgtgtcggcctcacagttctgggatcgagggttagatcgcaggtgggtcctcactttgcatgttctccccaagcttgcgtggtttttctccgggtattctggtttcctaccaggctggttggacactcaaaattgagtgtgagtgaaaaatgaattgtttagtatttttttaatattttatatttatttctttatatttaaTTTGTATAATGAAATATTTGTCTTCTACTTTACGTATTTcagttttcaatttttatttagtCTGGTCGTATGGCTCTTTGGCTGTTTCAATTGTTATTCCTGTCATTCTTTACCCTTTCATTTACTTCATTATTAATTCAAGTCTTATTATTTTCCTCATTTCCTTTTGATCCCCTACAGTCCACGCTTGATGGATACCCAAATAGCTTTCAAAGCACAGCCTGATTATTTTGATTGTATACTTTCTCTTCACCGCGACTTACCCCAGCCCAGGCAGATCAACGGCAAGTACTTTTTACTGTCGACAAGCACCGAGGCAATCAGCACCGAGTACAAATAAATGGCCTCTCCAAAGAACCAATAGTGGTTGGCCAGCACGCAGTACTGCATCACAACTTGGGATATCCTACAGCCGATGGCGGCCTGTACGGCGGGCACACAAATCCACCAATTGCGCAACTTCCCCAACCCGATGGCACCGAGAAGAGAGGCGACACTTACCCGATGGCTGAGCATCTCGCTCACGTCGGCACTTCTGATAATTTGCCGCCCCCAGTGCCGTTCCAACATGGTGTCCTTAACGATAACGGATGCGGCCCGCAGGATGAAGGACAGAAAGAGGTTGGCGTGGATGTAGTTGCGAGTGCAGCGCAATTTCCTTTCCAGACCAAACAAATTATTGGAATTATCTACCCTAGCATCACGGTAGTACTCTTGGAAATGACCCACCAGctaaaaaaatggtaattttCTTTATATTTGAGACAGCAAATGGCAAGGGGGTAACTACAAAATGCTGCCATTGTGATGCTGGCTTTTGGTTCCTGATCGCAACACAACATAGGAAACCGATTACTTTATCAAAGAACAGATATAAAGTAAGATGAGCATTTATTCTAGAAAAATAAAGTATAGGTTGTACATTATGAgctgaattgaatgaatgaggAATATTTTCCAAAGTGAAAGCAGATGTTGGTGAATACTTCATTGGGATTCATTCGTTACATTACCATCTGCTTTCATCCAGATTtgaaaaattattaatttgttatatttatagtatatatcaagggtgtcagactcgggttggttcgcgggccgctttaacgtcaacttgatttcacgtgggccggaccattttagatataattattatatctaaaatggtccggcccacgtgaatttttttattaaaaaaaaatctaaatattattaatatttagatatttttttataaatagattaaaagaagtggattaaaatccctgaatattcagttttttatagatctaaaacaatgtttattttagctttttttaaatatatttttagattttataaaatgattattgaactaaaaacagaaaaaaaatgattaaaaaaattacaattattgatttaaaagggggaaaatcaggaaatttaatatacatctatactcttcattttaattggatcctaaaacaaaaagtcggcactcatgatttactttcccgggccacacaaaatgatgcggcgggccagatttggcccccgggccgccactttgacacatgtggtatatatattttaaccctttcaaggGCAGAGATCACAGTGGTTCAAAAGTTGACCATTTAAGGCCCCTGTTATGCCCCACTATACTGAATAGTTGATTGACACACATCTAATttcttattatttaaaaaaatgtacctaAAAAGAGTTGGCCAATGTCGGTGAATAGTGTATCCACACAATCCACTGTCATGATAGTCGTGGATTCAGTGGATTAGTTGCTAATTAGTGGACTTTAATTGACACATGCAGGTTTGAAGACCCCTTTTCTGTGCCGTGTGGCTTACCTAAAGCTCAACAGAATGATGAGAGCAGTaatgagagagaagagagacagGGAATAACCCACGGTGTACAACGTTCTGAAGCTCAACATCATTTTTTGGAACCACATCTGAAAAACATCACCGGCCGGTTTCCTCtcaaattgaaacatttcaCTTGAATTCATGTTTAGTGATCATACAGGGGTCCTACCTCCTGAGATATGACCTCTTTTTCCTCCTCGCATTGGGACTTATTCCTCCAGACGTGACCGCCCTGGTCACGCTCCCAAAGACCGTCGGCCCTGCATCGTCGATACACCATGCCGTGTGAAACtgtcattaaaaataacaattaatttcattttgtcttcttattGTCTATTTttcaactgattcatttatgACACTCCAAAGCATGTCAGGTATAAAACAACCTATAAACACCATTGTCAGTCATAGACGAATCAGTTAAAACAGGGGtgccagactcgggttggttcgcgggccgctttaacgtcaacttgatttcatgtgggccggaccattttagatataatatttagattttttttaaataaatggattaaaagaactggattaaaatccctgaatattcatttttttatagatctaaaaaaatggttattttagcttttttaaaatatatttttagattttacaaaatgatttttgaactaaaaacacagaaaaaattgattaaaaaattacaattattgatttaaaagggggaaaatcaggaaattgaatatacatctatactctttattttaatttgatcctaaaactgaaagtcggcactcatgatttactttcccgggccacacaaaatgatgcggtgggccagatttggcccccgggccgccactttgacacatgtgcgttaAAACATAGATAACATTTAAAGTAGTAAATGGGCGACTCACTCTTGGGTTCTAAAGCTAGGGTCTCAAATTTAGGGGCTGAAGGCCAATTAAGGCCCACAGGACAATATTTAATAGCCACTTATGTATTCAACCTCAAAGTGTAGTATTAGTCtagcccacaggtgtcaaagtggcggcccggggccaaatctggcccgccgcatcattttgtgtggcccaagaaagtaaatcacgagtgccaactttctgttttacgatcaaattaaaatgatagatatagatgtatattatatttcctgattttcccccttttaaatcaataattgcaatttttcagccatttttttctgtgtttttaggtcaaaaatcatcttgAAAAAGACCCACAAAACCAATGTTCGACCATGACTCAAAATTCCTACCTTGATCATACCAGGGCAGGTAGAACGGACAGGAGATATTGACTAGCGACCCAGCGGGGGAATCTGGCCAGCAGGCATATCTATCAAAAGT
It contains:
- the LOC144092864 gene encoding glucagon receptor-like, producing the protein MDGTRDIMTIICLLLVKLPMIDMASGKVLEETYHKWVQYKDNCFKMIENEPAQAGLFCKRTFDRYACWPDSPAGSLVNISCPFYLPWYDQVSHGMVYRRCRADGLWERDQGGHVWRNKSQCEEEKEVISQEMWFQKMMLSFRTLYTVGYSLSLFSLITALIILLSFRKLRCTRNYIHANLFLSFILRAASVIVKDTMLERHWGRQIIRSADVSEMLSHRAAIGCRISQVVMQYCVLANHYWFFGEAIYLYSVLIASVLVDSKKYLPLICLGWGTPLFFVIPWVVMKILKENNECWAVNENMNYWWIIRSPILFASLVNFLIFVKILRVILSKLRANNQSDYSDYKRRLAKATLTLIPLFGTHEVIFIFITDEQTTGVLRYFKIFFTLFLNSFQGFLVAVLYCYANKEVRTEIKRKLRSWKTGTQIVCCGQ